A window of Thiocapsa bogorovii genomic DNA:
CTGCAGGCATCGACCCGCCGGAAATCGCGCATTGGCTCGGCATCATCGAGCGGCGGCTCGAAACGGGCCGGACCGGAGCCCGTTGGCAGCGCGCTTGGGTCGCGCGCCATGGCCCAGACATGGCCGGGCTGACCGCCGCCTACCTCGAACAGCAAGGGACGGGGCAGCCGGTACACGAGTGGGCCTTGCGCGACTGATCGGATCGAGCGGAAGCCACGGAACCCTCGCATCGACCACGACAGGCTGGATCGGATACTTAGGCCACGTCCTGAGCGAGATGCTCGTTTTCGAGTGAGTTCGACGTTTGGTGCATCCACAACCCTTAGCGGGGACGCGTTCTAAACAACATCGTTATAACATTTTGAACCGCGCCGGCTCCAACGGCCCTTAAGTCTGCCGGGGCCGATCCCATCCGAAAACATCGCATACCGCGCCGGGCGCGGTTTAAACCCACTCCCGAATCGACGACTTAGACGCCATGCTCCAAGAGCTCGATCACCTTCCGGAAGGCATCCTCAAGGCCGAAAGCCACGACCTGGATCGGCTGCTCGGAGCGCCGACCTTAATCCATCTGCACGGCGCACGCGAGCCCGCGCTCTTCGTGTCGGTGCTCATGCACGGCAACGAGACCGTCGGGTGGGAGGCGATCCGCGCATTGCTGCGCGACCGGCTCGAACGCTTCGGCGAGCTGCGCCTGCCGCGCGCGCTGAGCCTCTTCATCGGCAACGTCAGTGCAGCGGCATCCGGGGTGCGCCATCTGCCCGGACAGCCGGACTACAATCGTGTCTGGCCGGGCACCGATCGTCCGCATACCCCCGAACATGACCTCATGGCAAAGGTCGTGCGCATCATGGCCGAGCGCGGGATGTTCGCCAGCCTCGATCTGCACAACAACACCGGCTCCAATCCACACTATGCCTGCGTGAACCGGATCGACAACCGATTCCTGAACCTCGCGAATCTATTCGGACGCATCGTCGTCTATTTCACCCGACCGGCCGGCGTACAATCCCTCGCCATGGCCGAGCTGTGTCCGTCCGTCACGGTTGAATGCGGCAGGGTCGGCGAACATCAGGGGGTCGAGCATGCCCGCAGCTTCATCGAGGCCGCGCTGCACCTCGCCCGCATCTCACCGCATCCGGTGGCGTCGCAGGATATCGATCTGTTCCACACGGTGGCCCAGGTGAAGGTGCGCGAGGACGTGGGATTTGGATTCGCTCCGGAAGAGGCCGACTTGCAGCTCAATCCGACGATCGAGCACCTCAACTTCTGCGAGCTGCCGCGGGGCATGGCCTTCGCTCGCATCAACCCGGGATTCGGGATCGGTCTGGACGTGCGCGATGAGCATGGCCGGGATGTCGGCGAGCGTTATTTCCATGTCGAGGATCACGAGCTGCGGCTGCGTCAGCCCGTCATGCCCTCGATGCTGACGACCAATCAGGTCATCATCCGCCAGGATTGTCTCTGTTACCTGATGGAACGCTACAGCGACCATCTGCCGCGCGAAGACTGAAGATCGCCCGATGGTGGAGAGGGATGGCGCGGCTGGAGACGCCATGCGTCTCGGGGTCGCGCCGGCCGGTCGTCAAACGCCTTCCGATCCCGAGCTGTCGAGCACCTCGCTCGCCTGACGATCGGCGTGGTAGGACGAGCGCACCATCGGCGCGCTCGCAACATTGGAAAAGCCGATCGACTCGGCGAAGCGCCGCAGGTCGTCGAACTCGTCCGGTGTCCAGTAGCGCTTTACGGGCAGGTGATCGCGGCTAGGCTGGAGATACTGGCCCAGGGTGAGCATGTCGCAATCATGCGCACGCAGATCCCGCAGCGTCTGGTCGACCTCCTCGCGCATCTCCCCGAGACCGAGCATCAATCCCGATTTGGTCGGAACGCCCGGATGCGCCGCCTTGAATGCAGCGAGCAATCGCAACGAGCCGGCATAGTCCGCGCCGGGGCGCGCCTCGCGGTAGAGTCGCGGAACCGTCTCGAGATTGTGGTTGAAGACATCCGGCACGCCGGCGCCGACGAACTGCTCGAGGGCAATCGCCTCGCGACCACGGAAATCGGGCACTAAGACCTCGAGCTTGATTGCCGGACTGCGTTCGCGAACCGCGGCCAGACAGGCCGCAAAATGCGCGGCTCCGCCGTCACGAAGATCGTCCCGGTCGACCGATGTGATCACGACATAGCGAAGGCCCATGGCCGCGATCGACTCGGCCAGATGTCGCGGCTCAAGCGGATCTAGAGGCTGCGGACGCCCGTGCGCGACATCGCAGAAGGGACAGCGACGCGTGCAGATGTCGCCCAGGATCATGAAGGTCGCGGTCCCGTGATTGAAGCACTCGCCCAGGTTCGGGCACATCGCCTCCTCGCAAACGGTCGCCAGTTTGCCCTTGCGCAGCAGGCTCTTGATTCGGCTCACGCCCGCTCCGAGCGGTGCTTTGGCACGAATCCACGCTGGCTTGCGCAGAATCTCCGTTGCGGGCTCGACCTTGACCGGGATGCGCGATACCTTGTCGTGCCCGCGCAGGTGGGTTTCGGGGGTTGTCCGCGAAGGGGCATCAAGCGGTTGTTCGAAAGCCATGGCTGATATCGCGCAACGTAGGAGTAAAGAATCGGTATCGGATCCGCGCGACCGGCTGGCGGAGCGGATATCGTGTGTTTCGCGGGCGGGTGTTCTTTTTGCGCGTTCGCCCCGCCCCGACCGGATCGGATCGGATCGGATCGGATCGGATCGGATCCGGCGAATGGTCCAGTGTAGAGATTCCGAGACCGTCCGAGATCAATTTCGTTGTCGTTGGCGTTGTCGTTGTCGAAATCGTCGTCGGATCGATGGTCGATTACGACTACGGCAATGGACGACCTCGACACATCTGCCGCACTGCTCTAGGAGAATCGCCGCATTTCGTCCAGAGACAGTTGGGACATGCTCGTCCGATCACCAGTGCGGCCTCGACCTTGGTCGCTTTGCGTGCAGGTTTCGTACTTCGCGCACGCACCCGGCGGGCCTATTTCATCGCGGGCTCATCGCGGGAACAGGCGATTCATCAGCAGTCCGAACCAGGGCGTAAACCACTCGGGCCGGCGCGCGAGAGCGCGGTGGATGGCCGGGACGGACATCCACCGCCAGGCACCGATCTCGGAGGGATCGGGGCGAGGATCCCCGGCGTAAACGCCGAAGAAAACGTGAAGATACTCGTGCTCGATCAAACCGGAGGCCTGATCCTCCGCACGGTAGACGAGCTGGGAGCGTTCCGTGAGCGGAACCCGGATTCCGAATTCTTCCTTCAGGCGTCGCCCGGCGGCCCGGGTCGTCGGCTCGTCCGGCCTGGGATGGCCGCAGCAGGTGTTGGACCAACGTGTCGCGAAATGATATTTCACATCGGCGCGCCGCTGCAGCAAGAGTCGGTCGTCGGCGTCGAAGACCAGGATCGAGAAGGCGCGGTGCAATTGACCGTCGCGATGCGCGTCGATCTTCCCGGCGGGGCCGAGGATCTGGTCCCGGTCATCGACCAGGATGACCTGCTCGCTGGCGTCGCGCTGCGATGCGCGTTCCAAGGCGTCGGCCGCAATCGGGGGTACGATTCGAGCACTCAAACATGACCTCCAGCGAAACGTCTCGGCGCGATGCCGATGCAGTGCGGCTCAGGCACGACAACCGAAGGCGTCGATCGCGGCGCTCAGCTCCGCGTGTTGAATCGCGTAATCCTCGATCGGGATCCCGGCAGCAATGGCCTCCCACGCCTGACGGATGCTTGCGGCGCCGCCACGTGGACCCATTGGGTGCCCGAAGACCCCGCGCCCGGGCACGAAACCGAAATCACGCGTTCCGAGCTGATCATGGACCCGCTTGAGCGTCCCGGCCCAATCGCTCCCGCCAGGCACCGGCAGACTCGGGCGTAGATGGCCCATCGGCTCCAGGCACGCGGCGGCGTTGCGACGAACCTCGGTATCCGACATGAACATTCGACCGCCGAACCCCGGCATGATGATGACGTCGAATCCGGCGAGTCGCTGCAACTTGGTCATCACCACCGAACCGATGCCGAACCGCTCCAAGCGACTCAGGGCGGCGATCATCGGGAAGTGCGCCACTAAGGGGACGCGGGTCTGCCGAGCCAGCATTCGAACGGCGCTCAATCCGACAGTCAAGGCATTGACGAGCAGGGCGTTTGCTCCGTTCGCGACCGCCACATCGTGCAGGTCGGTCAATCGATCGACCTCGTCGGTGACGTTGGCCAGGTAGACCTTCGCGGTGCCCGTTTCCGCTTCCGCCGCACGACGCGCCGATCCCAAGAGCGCGGAGCGGCGCTCAAGGCTACACCAATCGGTATCGCAAAGCATCTCGTCGTCCTTGGCCACGTCGAGCCCACCCAACCACCCGTGGAGGCCAAGCTCCGCCATATCCTCCGGCGCAAGTCCAATATTCGGCTTGATGACCCCGAAGAAGATCGGACGATCGTAGACCCCGAGCAGGTCGCGAAAACCCTCGACACCGTAGCGAGGGCCGTCGAACTGGCTCAGATAGACATCGGGAAAATGAATGTCGAGCAGCTTCACGACCGGGGCGCCGGGCGAGAAGAAGGTGCCTTCGCCGCAGACCGCACTGAGAAGATTCGGGATTCGGGGACCGAAATTGCGATGTGGATGGGCGATGCGAACGCG
This region includes:
- a CDS encoding RuBisCO large subunit C-terminal-like domain-containing protein, giving the protein MTAADLEGFFADADNLDPDAYLRLDYYLECRGDPRVAVAHFCSEQSTAQWHRVGSGEDLRGEFGAKVVHLSVDATLPEFSYGLTAPGDGEIHACRVRIAHPHRNFGPRIPNLLSAVCGEGTFFSPGAPVVKLLDIHFPDVYLSQFDGPRYGVEGFRDLLGVYDRPIFFGVIKPNIGLAPEDMAELGLHGWLGGLDVAKDDEMLCDTDWCSLERRSALLGSARRAAEAETGTAKVYLANVTDEVDRLTDLHDVAVANGANALLVNALTVGLSAVRMLARQTRVPLVAHFPMIAALSRLERFGIGSVVMTKLQRLAGFDVIIMPGFGGRMFMSDTEVRRNAAACLEPMGHLRPSLPVPGGSDWAGTLKRVHDQLGTRDFGFVPGRGVFGHPMGPRGGAASIRQAWEAIAAGIPIEDYAIQHAELSAAIDAFGCRA
- the idi gene encoding isopentenyl-diphosphate Delta-isomerase; the encoded protein is MSARIVPPIAADALERASQRDASEQVILVDDRDQILGPAGKIDAHRDGQLHRAFSILVFDADDRLLLQRRADVKYHFATRWSNTCCGHPRPDEPTTRAAGRRLKEEFGIRVPLTERSQLVYRAEDQASGLIEHEYLHVFFGVYAGDPRPDPSEIGAWRWMSVPAIHRALARRPEWFTPWFGLLMNRLFPR
- a CDS encoding M14 family metallopeptidase, whose protein sequence is MLQELDHLPEGILKAESHDLDRLLGAPTLIHLHGAREPALFVSVLMHGNETVGWEAIRALLRDRLERFGELRLPRALSLFIGNVSAAASGVRHLPGQPDYNRVWPGTDRPHTPEHDLMAKVVRIMAERGMFASLDLHNNTGSNPHYACVNRIDNRFLNLANLFGRIVVYFTRPAGVQSLAMAELCPSVTVECGRVGEHQGVEHARSFIEAALHLARISPHPVASQDIDLFHTVAQVKVREDVGFGFAPEEADLQLNPTIEHLNFCELPRGMAFARINPGFGIGLDVRDEHGRDVGERYFHVEDHELRLRQPVMPSMLTTNQVIIRQDCLCYLMERYSDHLPRED
- the lipA gene encoding lipoyl synthase, giving the protein MAFEQPLDAPSRTTPETHLRGHDKVSRIPVKVEPATEILRKPAWIRAKAPLGAGVSRIKSLLRKGKLATVCEEAMCPNLGECFNHGTATFMILGDICTRRCPFCDVAHGRPQPLDPLEPRHLAESIAAMGLRYVVITSVDRDDLRDGGAAHFAACLAAVRERSPAIKLEVLVPDFRGREAIALEQFVGAGVPDVFNHNLETVPRLYREARPGADYAGSLRLLAAFKAAHPGVPTKSGLMLGLGEMREEVDQTLRDLRAHDCDMLTLGQYLQPSRDHLPVKRYWTPDEFDDLRRFAESIGFSNVASAPMVRSSYHADRQASEVLDSSGSEGV